The following is a genomic window from Thiovulum sp. ES.
ACTAAAAAAACTTTTTTGTAATTTTTTCAGGGATTTATTTTTTGTTTTGGAAAGGTGTTGGAATTTTAGATATAATTCTATTTGAACAAAAAAACCAAAAAAAGACCA
Proteins encoded in this region:
- a CDS encoding hypothetical protein (IMG reference gene:2508610860_SP), which translates into the protein MFWKGVGILDIILFEQKNQKKT